Proteins co-encoded in one Callospermophilus lateralis isolate mCalLat2 chromosome 2, mCalLat2.hap1, whole genome shotgun sequence genomic window:
- the LOC143390438 gene encoding olfactory receptor 4P4-like — MANRNNVTVFILLGLSQNRNVEILCFVLFLFCYIAIWIGNVLTMISITCTQLINQPMYFFLYYLSLSDLCYTTTVTPKLMIDLLAQQKIISYNNCMIQLFIIHFLGGMEIFILTGMAYDRYVAICKPLHYAAIMSKQRCHTIILACFAGGFARSASQFLLTIFLPFCGPNEIDHYFCDVYPLLKLACTDTNRIGLLVIINSGLIALVIFVILIVSYILILYTIRVYPAESRSKALSTCSSHMTVVILFFVPVLFIYIRPNVTFPVDKMFALFYTIIAPMFNPLIYTLRNLEMKNAIRKMWCHPVFVEGKLLL, encoded by the coding sequence ATGGCCAATAGGaataatgtcactgtgtttattcTCCTGGGACTTTCTCAAAATAGGAATGTTGAGATTCTCtgctttgtattatttttattttgctacattGCTATTTGGATAGGAAATGTGCTCACCATGATTTCTATCACATGCACTCAGCTCATCAACCAAcccatgtattttttcctttattaccTCTCACTCTCTGATCTTTGCTATACAACCACAGTGACACCCAAACTAATGATTGACTTACTGGCTCAACAGAAGATCATTTCCTATAATAACTGCATGATACAGCTCTTCATCATCCATTTCCTTGGAGGCATGGAGATCTTCATCCTAACAGGaatggcctatgaccgctatgtggccatctgcaagcCCCTGCACTATGCTGCCATCATGAGCAAGCAGAGGTGCCACACAATCATCCTGGCATGCTTTGCTGGGGGATTTGCACGCTCTGCCAGTCAGTTTCTTCTCACTATCTTTTTACCGTTCTGTGGCCCCAATGAGATAGATCACTACTTTTGCGATGTGTATCCTTTGTTAAAATTGGCTTGCACTGATACAAACAGAATTGGTCTGTTGGTAATTATTAATTCAGGACTGATTGCTTTGGTAATTTTTGTGATTTTGATAGTGTCCTATATCTTGATACTATACACCATCAGGGTTTACCCTGCAGAAAGCCGTTCCAAAGCTCTTTCAACTTGCAGTTCTCACATGACAGTTGTGATTCTCTTCTTTGTACCTGTCCTCTTCATTTATATCAGACCAAATGTAACTTTTCCAGTAGACAAAATGTttgctcttttctacaccatcatTGCTCCTATGTTCAATCCTCTGATCTACACGCTGAGAAACTTGGAGATGAAGAATGCcataaggaaaatgtggtgtCATCCAGTATTTGTGGAAGGGAAGCTACttctatga